The following are encoded in a window of Shewanella psychrotolerans genomic DNA:
- a CDS encoding ExeA family protein: MYKAFYGLNDNPFSIAPNPHYLFLSDRHREALAHLTYGLGETGGFVLLTGEVGTGKTTVSRCLLNQLPENTDTAFILNPSLTELELLATLCDELNITYGESPTLKQLTDRLSQFLLANHEKGRNTVLIIDEAQHLRADVLEQLRLLTNLETDTKKLLQVILIGQPELQQLLKRQELRQLAQRITARYHLLPLTEQEIALYVQHRLQVGGRHEPLFHRSAIKALHKYSGGIPRLINLLCERALMAGYAQSKVPIDAKMVRTAASEVLGEEIKQEGSLLWPSLAAVAVGITFAGAFYLFNQQQVNQQQSPNSPSETVIANEQKSVTPSAMQQADKPAPQKSLSASQQVLRSAIEQSRSIDTAYAAILGLWGKSPYIGLTACQSAQQQGLDCFQQQGNWHSLVRLNYPAVVYLVDDAQQPFYGTVVSRQGEQLLLQLSEQQLWVDREWFTRHFSGTMELLWQAPPYQPKEIGKGAPATQIQWLENALAHIQDKSPRLVSHFDDELEQSLKAFQRQHGLRADAIAGNQTLVQLNLYLSDKGPRLQESGGRY, translated from the coding sequence ATGTACAAAGCGTTTTATGGACTTAACGATAACCCATTTTCAATTGCCCCAAACCCGCATTATCTGTTTCTTAGCGACCGACATCGTGAGGCGTTGGCACACTTAACATATGGATTGGGGGAGACGGGGGGATTTGTACTGCTGACTGGTGAAGTGGGAACCGGAAAAACCACAGTTTCACGCTGTTTACTCAACCAATTACCCGAAAATACCGATACTGCTTTCATTCTTAATCCTTCGCTTACTGAGCTTGAGCTATTAGCGACGCTTTGTGATGAACTTAATATCACCTATGGTGAATCTCCGACGCTAAAGCAGTTGACCGATAGACTAAGTCAGTTTTTGTTGGCCAATCATGAAAAGGGTCGTAATACTGTACTCATTATTGATGAAGCTCAGCATCTTCGTGCCGATGTACTCGAGCAACTCAGGTTACTTACCAACCTTGAAACGGATACGAAAAAGTTGTTGCAGGTGATCTTAATTGGTCAGCCTGAACTCCAACAGTTGCTTAAGCGACAAGAACTAAGGCAGCTAGCCCAACGGATCACCGCTCGTTACCACTTGTTACCCTTAACTGAGCAAGAGATCGCGCTCTATGTGCAACATCGTCTGCAAGTCGGCGGTCGCCATGAGCCGCTATTTCATCGCAGTGCCATTAAAGCGTTACACAAATACAGTGGCGGTATTCCTAGACTGATTAACCTCTTATGTGAACGAGCATTAATGGCGGGATACGCGCAATCAAAAGTGCCTATTGATGCCAAAATGGTTCGCACTGCAGCGTCTGAAGTTTTGGGTGAGGAGATTAAGCAAGAAGGTTCATTGCTTTGGCCAAGTTTAGCCGCTGTAGCGGTTGGTATCACCTTCGCTGGGGCGTTTTACCTATTTAATCAACAGCAAGTTAATCAACAACAATCACCAAATTCGCCCTCCGAGACCGTGATCGCCAACGAGCAGAAATCTGTTACGCCTTCGGCCATGCAACAAGCCGATAAGCCTGCGCCACAGAAATCCCTGTCTGCCAGTCAACAAGTGTTGCGCAGTGCGATCGAACAAAGCCGCAGTATTGATACTGCCTATGCGGCGATTTTAGGGCTATGGGGGAAATCCCCCTATATCGGACTCACCGCTTGTCAGTCAGCTCAGCAACAAGGGCTAGATTGCTTTCAGCAACAGGGCAATTGGCATTCGCTGGTGCGATTAAATTATCCTGCGGTAGTGTATCTTGTGGATGACGCGCAGCAGCCATTTTATGGCACCGTTGTTTCTCGCCAAGGAGAGCAATTATTACTGCAGTTGTCCGAGCAGCAATTGTGGGTAGATAGAGAGTGGTTTACGCGTCACTTTAGCGGAACGATGGAGCTATTGTGGCAAGCGCCCCCTTATCAACCTAAAGAGATAGGTAAAGGTGCGCCCGCGACGCAGATCCAGTGGCTTGAAAACGCATTGGCTCATATCCAAGATAAATCACCTCGATTAGTGAGTCATTTTGACGATGAACTCGAGCAGTCATTGAAAGCGTTTCAGCGCCAACATGGATTACGTGCCGATGCGATAGCCGGTAACCAAACCTTAGTACAGTTAAACTTGTATTTGAGCGACAAAGGCCCGCGCTTGCAAGAGAGCGGAGGTCGCTACTAA
- the folK gene encoding 2-amino-4-hydroxy-6-hydroxymethyldihydropteridine diphosphokinase gives MARIFISIGSNIEAERYFNAALKALSTSFSNLCLSSVFESEAVGFDGSNFLNMVVAADTQLDIAQVVAVFKRIEQDNGRKVGAKKFSPRTLDLDLLLYDDCVVTTPVELPRAEITTNAFVLWPLAEIAPNLVHPVEQKTYQTLWDNYDKSQQKLWPIEFYWSY, from the coding sequence ATGGCACGTATTTTTATTAGTATCGGGAGTAATATCGAGGCTGAGCGTTATTTCAATGCCGCATTAAAAGCCTTATCTACAAGTTTCTCAAATCTATGTTTATCATCGGTTTTTGAAAGTGAGGCTGTTGGGTTTGATGGTAGTAATTTTTTGAATATGGTTGTCGCTGCCGATACTCAGTTAGATATTGCTCAAGTCGTTGCTGTATTTAAACGTATTGAGCAAGATAATGGTCGAAAAGTGGGCGCGAAGAAGTTTAGTCCGCGGACATTAGATCTCGACCTATTGTTGTATGACGATTGCGTGGTAACTACGCCAGTGGAATTGCCAAGGGCAGAGATCACCACGAATGCATTTGTATTATGGCCATTAGCCGAAATCGCTCCTAATCTCGTACATCCTGTCGAGCAAAAAACATACCAAACCCTTTGGGATAATTATGACAAGTCGCAGCAAAAGCTGTGGCCGATTGAGTTTTATTGGTCTTATTAA
- the tsaD gene encoding tRNA (adenosine(37)-N6)-threonylcarbamoyltransferase complex transferase subunit TsaD — protein MRVIGIETSCDETGIAVYDDEKGLLSHTLYSQVKLHADYGGVVPELASRDHVRKIVPLIKQALKDANCTQDDIDGIAYTKGPGLVGALLVGACVGRALAFAWGKPAVGVHHMEGHLLAPMLEDDIPEFPFLALLVSGGHSMMVAVEGIGRYEVLGESVDDAAGEAFDKTAKLMGLDYPGGPRLAKLAAQGLPNSYRFPRPMTDRPGLDFSFSGLKTFAANTIASEPDDEQTRANIARAFEEAVVDTLAIKCKRALKQTGYNRLVIAGGVSANSRLRESLAEMMQGLGGRVYYPRGEFCTDNGAMIAYAGMQRLKAGQIEDLAVKGMPRWPLDSLPAV, from the coding sequence ATGCGAGTTATAGGTATAGAAACATCTTGTGATGAGACAGGTATCGCCGTTTATGACGACGAAAAAGGTCTTTTATCTCATACGCTTTATAGCCAAGTTAAGTTACATGCTGACTATGGCGGGGTCGTACCTGAACTGGCGTCTCGCGATCACGTTCGTAAGATAGTGCCGTTAATTAAGCAAGCGTTGAAAGATGCTAACTGTACTCAGGATGATATCGATGGCATCGCCTATACCAAAGGCCCAGGTCTTGTCGGGGCATTGTTAGTGGGTGCATGCGTCGGTAGAGCACTTGCCTTTGCATGGGGGAAGCCTGCTGTTGGTGTTCATCATATGGAAGGCCACCTGCTGGCGCCAATGTTAGAAGATGATATTCCTGAGTTTCCTTTCTTGGCACTACTCGTCTCTGGTGGTCACTCTATGATGGTTGCGGTTGAAGGGATTGGTCGCTACGAAGTGCTTGGTGAGTCGGTCGATGATGCCGCTGGTGAAGCGTTTGATAAAACCGCTAAGTTGATGGGGTTAGATTATCCCGGAGGACCAAGGCTTGCTAAGCTTGCGGCTCAAGGTTTGCCAAACAGTTACCGTTTCCCTCGGCCAATGACAGATCGCCCCGGACTCGATTTTAGTTTTTCAGGCCTTAAAACCTTTGCTGCCAATACGATTGCATCTGAACCAGATGATGAACAGACTCGTGCTAATATCGCCCGCGCATTCGAGGAGGCGGTCGTCGATACGCTCGCAATTAAATGTAAACGTGCCCTTAAGCAGACTGGGTATAACCGCTTAGTGATCGCGGGGGGAGTAAGTGCCAATAGCCGTTTAAGAGAATCTTTAGCTGAAATGATGCAAGGATTGGGTGGCCGAGTTTACTATCCTCGCGGAGAGTTCTGTACCGACAATGGTGCAATGATTGCTTATGCGGGAATGCAACGTCTTAAGGCTGGACAGATAGAAGACTTAGCGGTAAAAGGCATGCCACGTTGGCCATTAGATTCATTACCTGCGGTGTAA
- a CDS encoding methyltransferase domain-containing protein: protein MQSHYLCPICQAPMSVHEASQGLYCVNKHHLDKNEQGYWMFSQAKKPNIDSRQVMRSKRFLLESGIFAPVVEALNQHVADALASSTQPIAHLDFDCGEGFYLRALRATLQSLSSEFSQTGVGEAENALFSAAKSYADATYIVSQLKQLPFADASFDLITLIDKPLKGKELLRVLKPGGLFVQLSPGPRHLWQIKDFLYSDLTEKKADLSLPKQLELVAQQRVSFTLDATPEDAITLLEMTPYAWRAGDKQKRQMLTGDFSKLEIDFYLTLSTKLIDDKVNEDLLRKQD, encoded by the coding sequence ATGCAAAGCCATTATTTATGCCCTATCTGTCAAGCGCCTATGTCGGTCCATGAGGCCTCACAAGGGCTATATTGCGTCAACAAACATCATTTAGATAAAAATGAGCAAGGGTATTGGATGTTTAGTCAGGCAAAGAAGCCAAATATCGATTCGCGTCAGGTGATGCGCTCGAAGCGCTTTTTACTGGAATCAGGCATTTTTGCTCCCGTTGTCGAAGCGTTAAATCAACATGTTGCAGACGCCTTGGCATCTTCGACTCAGCCGATAGCTCATCTGGATTTTGATTGTGGTGAAGGTTTTTACTTGCGGGCGTTAAGAGCAACATTACAAAGCTTGTCGAGTGAGTTTAGCCAAACTGGAGTAGGTGAGGCAGAAAATGCGTTGTTTTCTGCGGCGAAGAGTTACGCTGATGCAACTTACATTGTTAGCCAGCTTAAACAATTACCTTTTGCCGATGCTAGCTTTGATCTTATCACTCTTATCGATAAGCCATTAAAGGGTAAAGAGCTATTACGGGTGCTTAAACCCGGAGGCCTATTTGTACAGCTTTCACCTGGTCCTCGTCATTTGTGGCAGATTAAAGATTTTCTCTACAGTGATTTAACCGAGAAAAAGGCGGATTTGAGCTTACCTAAGCAGTTAGAGTTAGTTGCCCAGCAAAGAGTTAGCTTTACTCTTGATGCCACGCCAGAAGATGCAATTACCTTGTTAGAGATGACGCCTTATGCATGGCGTGCGGGTGATAAACAGAAGCGGCAAATGTTGACTGGTGACTTTAGTAAGCTTGAAATCGACTTCTATTTGACCTTGAGTACAAAGTTAATTGATGACAAGGTCAATGAGGACTTGCTGCGGAAGCAAGACTAG
- a CDS encoding undecaprenyl-diphosphate phosphatase: MDTFQVIVLALIQGLTEFLPISSSAHLILPAQLLGWQDQGLTFDVAVNTGSLLAVVIYFRRELWSMFTAWTGSIVSRQQNEESKLAWWIILATIPAVIVGFTAKGFIATHLRNIEVIAFTTIVFGLLLWWADRMTREGFSEFQVGWKKALVIGVAQAMALIPGTSRSGATITAALMLGLSREAAARFSFLMSVPVSLGAAILVVKDLLESGESIDLQALALGTALSFVAAYLCIHYFLKIISRMGMTPFVIYRLALGAVLCAVIFV; encoded by the coding sequence ATGGACACTTTTCAGGTAATTGTATTGGCTTTGATCCAAGGTCTTACTGAGTTTTTACCTATTTCTAGTTCGGCGCACCTTATCCTTCCGGCGCAGTTATTAGGGTGGCAAGATCAAGGATTAACTTTCGATGTTGCGGTAAATACTGGCTCATTACTGGCGGTGGTGATCTATTTTCGTCGTGAGTTATGGTCTATGTTTACCGCTTGGACTGGCAGCATAGTCAGTCGTCAACAAAATGAAGAGAGTAAATTAGCTTGGTGGATCATTTTGGCGACAATTCCAGCTGTGATTGTCGGCTTTACTGCGAAAGGGTTTATTGCCACGCATTTGCGTAATATTGAAGTTATCGCGTTTACTACTATCGTATTTGGTCTGCTGCTTTGGTGGGCCGATCGGATGACGCGTGAAGGCTTTAGTGAGTTTCAGGTAGGTTGGAAAAAAGCGTTAGTTATCGGCGTCGCTCAAGCAATGGCGCTTATTCCTGGGACTTCCCGTTCTGGTGCCACTATCACAGCGGCATTAATGCTTGGATTAAGTCGTGAGGCTGCTGCTAGGTTTTCATTTTTGATGTCAGTGCCAGTGAGTTTGGGCGCGGCTATTTTAGTGGTCAAAGATCTGCTCGAAAGCGGTGAAAGCATCGATTTACAGGCTCTTGCACTCGGTACCGCACTTTCCTTTGTTGCAGCTTATCTTTGTATCCACTATTTTCTAAAGATTATTAGCCGCATGGGAATGACGCCGTTTGTTATTTATCGTTTAGCATTAGGCGCTGTGTTGTGTGCCGTGATTTTTGTCTAA
- a CDS encoding L,D-transpeptidase family protein: protein MMRKVLLFILCLFPLQLLANVYSLPTQGGRLIGELQTHVVQKGDYFKTIAEQYNIGILELMETNPGVDPFLPTPGTELIIPTQMLLPDVPRKGIVINLPELRLYYFPKNGREVHVFPVGIGRIGRETPEMTTKIKSRIPNPSWTPPASLRAEHLREKGEVLPRVVPAGPDNPLGKYAMQLSYGDGSYLIHGTNKDFGIGMRVSAGCIRLNPDDIEWLFHQSKYGDSVRIINQTVKTSSEPDGSQIIEVHSPLSKSEGEQREKVISLSSQVVKFISQDTVDSTKANDALLTQNGIPMVISTPSLTASQESDITPEG from the coding sequence ATGATGCGTAAAGTGCTGTTGTTCATCCTGTGCCTATTTCCGCTGCAGTTGTTAGCGAATGTCTATTCACTGCCAACTCAAGGTGGACGCCTGATTGGAGAGTTGCAGACTCATGTCGTGCAAAAAGGCGATTATTTCAAGACTATTGCAGAGCAATACAATATTGGGATCTTGGAGTTAATGGAGACCAACCCTGGTGTGGACCCTTTTTTACCAACACCGGGTACTGAGTTAATTATTCCTACCCAGATGTTGTTGCCTGATGTTCCTCGAAAAGGGATCGTTATCAACTTGCCTGAACTTCGCCTCTACTATTTTCCTAAAAATGGTCGTGAAGTGCATGTCTTCCCCGTCGGTATTGGGCGTATCGGGCGTGAAACTCCCGAAATGACCACTAAAATTAAGTCACGTATTCCTAACCCTAGTTGGACGCCTCCTGCCAGTTTAAGAGCTGAGCATTTAAGGGAGAAAGGTGAAGTGTTGCCTCGGGTCGTTCCTGCTGGCCCTGATAATCCTCTTGGCAAGTACGCAATGCAGTTGTCCTATGGGGATGGTAGCTATCTTATTCATGGTACCAATAAAGATTTTGGCATTGGAATGCGCGTTAGTGCCGGTTGTATCAGGCTCAACCCTGATGATATTGAATGGCTGTTCCATCAATCGAAATATGGCGATAGCGTGAGAATTATTAACCAAACGGTGAAAACATCTTCAGAGCCAGATGGCAGTCAAATTATCGAGGTCCATTCGCCGCTGTCTAAGTCAGAAGGTGAGCAGCGCGAGAAGGTGATTAGTCTAAGTAGCCAAGTCGTTAAGTTTATCAGCCAAGATACGGTTGATAGTACAAAGGCTAATGATGCGCTGCTGACTCAAAATGGTATTCCTATGGTGATTTCTACACCATCGTTAACCGCATCGCAAGAAAGTGATATTACGCCAGAGGGCTAA
- a CDS encoding Lpp/OprI family alanine-zipper lipoprotein, producing the protein MNKKVLMIAGVAMTALLGGCANTTALEESVANLGNKVDQLSAEVSSLKSEQGALSADVKDAKAAAMDAQAEAKRANDRIDNIASSYKK; encoded by the coding sequence ATGAACAAAAAAGTACTGATGATTGCTGGCGTAGCAATGACTGCCCTTCTTGGTGGTTGCGCAAACACTACTGCTCTAGAAGAAAGCGTTGCTAACCTAGGCAACAAGGTTGATCAATTGTCAGCTGAAGTTAGCTCTCTTAAGTCTGAGCAAGGCGCTCTTTCTGCAGACGTTAAAGATGCAAAAGCTGCTGCTATGGACGCACAAGCTGAAGCTAAGCGTGCTAACGACCGTATCGACAACATCGCTTCTTCTTACAAGAAGTAA
- the nhaD gene encoding sodium:proton antiporter NhaD, translating into MLDIFLITLAVLALLSIIFEEVTHLNKAKTTLFFGCIAWITLFVAAQDSDHQRLVAEELNENLLEIATLWLFLMSTMTFVAYLNAKGMIQILVQKLFPQKVSVRMLMIQVALFSLVLSAICDNVTATLVSLGLLTTFQLESQMKRRMSVLIIFAVNSGGVALITGDVTTLMIFLGGHVHISQLLILFIPAAVSVMLLAVLFSLKAEGHVSTTPIKRSYNGIDVLIAFIFLITIILTMVLNILFGIPPVLTFLSGLSVMFLVGTTSRSNKEELQILEYIRQVEFDTLLFFLGILLLVGMLKEIGTLHLLTEVYAKFDPNISNFVTGIGSAILDNVPLTAALLKAEPALTTPEWLGLTYSVGVGGSLLVIGSAAGIIAMSKVKELTFVTYLRYVPALSLCYTVGYGLTLLIAYEFFG; encoded by the coding sequence ATGCTCGACATTTTCCTGATCACACTTGCTGTGCTAGCGCTATTAAGCATTATTTTCGAAGAGGTAACTCACTTAAATAAAGCGAAAACCACCCTGTTTTTCGGCTGTATAGCCTGGATAACCCTATTTGTGGCGGCTCAAGATTCAGATCACCAACGCTTGGTGGCAGAAGAGTTAAACGAGAACTTACTCGAAATCGCGACCCTCTGGTTATTCTTAATGTCGACCATGACCTTTGTGGCTTATCTAAATGCCAAGGGTATGATCCAGATCTTAGTGCAAAAGCTTTTTCCGCAGAAAGTCTCTGTACGCATGCTGATGATACAGGTGGCGCTGTTCTCACTCGTTCTGTCTGCTATCTGTGATAACGTGACAGCAACCTTAGTTTCTCTAGGCTTATTAACCACTTTCCAGCTCGAAAGCCAGATGAAACGCCGTATGTCAGTATTAATCATCTTTGCGGTTAACTCCGGAGGGGTTGCGCTTATCACTGGTGATGTGACCACTCTGATGATCTTCCTTGGCGGCCACGTTCATATATCTCAGCTGCTGATATTGTTTATTCCTGCTGCGGTAAGCGTCATGTTGCTGGCAGTATTATTTTCGCTCAAGGCTGAGGGACACGTCAGTACAACCCCAATTAAGCGCAGTTACAATGGTATTGATGTGCTGATCGCCTTTATCTTCTTGATCACCATCATTCTAACTATGGTGCTCAACATTTTATTTGGTATTCCCCCGGTACTTACCTTCCTTTCTGGTTTGTCTGTGATGTTCTTAGTCGGCACCACCTCTCGTAGCAACAAAGAGGAGTTACAGATCTTGGAATATATCCGTCAGGTTGAGTTTGATACCCTGCTGTTCTTCCTTGGGATCTTGTTACTTGTGGGTATGCTTAAAGAGATAGGTACGCTTCATCTACTCACTGAGGTATATGCTAAGTTTGATCCCAACATATCTAACTTCGTTACTGGTATTGGATCGGCAATATTAGATAACGTGCCACTCACCGCGGCCCTACTTAAAGCAGAACCCGCGTTGACGACACCCGAATGGCTAGGTCTAACCTATTCGGTCGGTGTTGGTGGCTCACTGCTGGTCATTGGTAGCGCGGCTGGTATCATCGCCATGAGCAAGGTCAAAGAGCTGACCTTTGTCACCTATTTAAGATATGTGCCAGCGCTTTCGCTATGCTATACCGTAGGTTACGGACTTACTCTGCTTATTGCCTATGAGTTTTTTGGATAA
- the folB gene encoding dihydroneopterin aldolase, whose product MDKVLISQLKVETVIGIYEWEKQIHQNLLIDLEMAWDNRQAADSDDYQYALCYETVSNRLTALITEKPIELIETVAELCAKCVMTEFDVPWVKVKVMKPGAVPTATAVGVEIERGHL is encoded by the coding sequence ATGGACAAGGTGCTCATTTCACAACTCAAAGTGGAAACAGTGATCGGAATTTATGAGTGGGAGAAGCAGATCCATCAGAATCTATTGATCGATCTGGAGATGGCTTGGGATAATCGTCAAGCGGCTGATAGTGATGATTATCAGTATGCACTTTGCTATGAAACAGTGTCGAATCGATTGACAGCGTTAATCACAGAAAAGCCGATAGAGTTAATTGAAACGGTTGCCGAGCTTTGTGCTAAGTGTGTGATGACAGAGTTTGATGTGCCTTGGGTCAAAGTCAAAGTGATGAAGCCAGGAGCCGTACCTACTGCGACTGCTGTGGGTGTAGAGATTGAACGAGGTCACTTATAA
- the plsY gene encoding glycerol-3-phosphate 1-O-acyltransferase PlsY: MNLTLLTLAMILSAYLAGSISSAVLVCRLRGLPDPRSEGSGNPGATNVLRIGGASAAAMVLLFDMLKGAIPAYVAFRLGVDAISLGLIAIAACLGHIFPIFFKFKGGKGVATAFGAMAPIGADLSLSLVATWIVLVLICRYSSLAAIITALLAPVYTWYFDERFTLPVAMLSLLIVIRHRENIHRLLKGEESKVSRKKQDKI; this comes from the coding sequence TTGAACTTAACGCTGCTGACTCTAGCAATGATATTGAGTGCCTACCTAGCAGGTTCAATTTCAAGTGCTGTGCTAGTATGTCGTCTTCGAGGATTACCCGATCCACGCAGCGAAGGTTCAGGTAACCCTGGGGCAACCAATGTGCTGCGTATTGGTGGGGCAAGTGCCGCGGCCATGGTGCTTTTATTTGATATGCTCAAGGGCGCTATTCCAGCTTACGTGGCGTTCAGATTAGGCGTAGATGCCATTTCGCTCGGCCTGATTGCTATCGCTGCTTGTTTAGGGCATATATTTCCCATTTTTTTCAAATTTAAAGGCGGTAAAGGCGTTGCAACAGCATTTGGTGCAATGGCTCCTATTGGCGCAGACTTGTCGCTGTCGCTTGTTGCCACTTGGATAGTATTAGTATTAATTTGCCGATACTCGTCACTTGCCGCCATCATCACTGCACTTTTGGCACCAGTCTATACGTGGTATTTTGACGAACGTTTTACTCTGCCAGTCGCCATGCTCTCATTGCTCATAGTCATTCGACACAGGGAGAATATTCATCGACTACTAAAAGGGGAAGAGTCAAAAGTGTCGAGAAAGAAGCAGGATAAAATTTAG
- a CDS encoding general secretion pathway protein GspB, with the protein MSILLDAVTRAKQQDQLIDPVITPRAQYQAMNQGRHLGLKISLFILFLLLAVVLAWLFSRASPLGEEYDTQVAQAINEPSVNVVDKKAPQTEPSRVIGQVQTHQTSEKNTFNEVQLAGKVALPVAIERPRVERYGAAENFRYVEPSLPKQNVAKGSKTIAVATQANDGDFQEPIILGANSNQRGEALLSSLKSRVNEAAQDLGLERSQPKNVSNDLPSNNLVAAFEAALKEVEKDNAVAKPVTEPKLDPIPQPQPDELPKYGQLPAGVQLQVPEFNILAHVYASDPNNRWLNVDGAELQQGDMIDGKLTIVEIRPRDVVLEVAGTQFKVPAI; encoded by the coding sequence ATGTCGATTTTACTCGATGCGGTGACTCGAGCTAAACAGCAAGATCAGCTTATTGATCCCGTTATTACGCCGCGGGCGCAATATCAGGCAATGAATCAAGGGCGTCATTTAGGCCTTAAAATATCACTATTTATCCTATTTTTACTGCTTGCTGTGGTGCTGGCTTGGTTGTTTAGTCGTGCAAGCCCATTGGGTGAGGAATATGATACTCAAGTGGCTCAAGCGATAAACGAGCCGTCAGTGAATGTTGTCGATAAAAAAGCGCCGCAAACAGAGCCAAGTCGCGTTATAGGGCAGGTTCAGACTCATCAAACGTCTGAAAAAAACACATTCAATGAGGTACAACTGGCTGGTAAAGTCGCGCTGCCCGTCGCGATTGAACGCCCGAGAGTCGAGCGTTATGGAGCGGCGGAAAACTTCCGTTATGTTGAGCCCTCATTACCCAAGCAAAACGTAGCTAAGGGGTCGAAGACGATTGCGGTAGCGACTCAAGCTAATGACGGTGATTTTCAAGAACCTATCATCTTAGGTGCCAACAGTAACCAGCGTGGCGAAGCGTTACTCAGTTCATTGAAATCTAGGGTGAATGAAGCGGCGCAGGATCTAGGTTTGGAGCGGTCTCAGCCCAAGAATGTATCCAATGATTTACCGTCGAATAATCTGGTGGCAGCGTTCGAAGCGGCACTCAAAGAGGTCGAAAAAGACAATGCCGTCGCTAAGCCTGTGACCGAGCCTAAACTTGATCCCATTCCTCAGCCTCAGCCTGACGAATTACCTAAATATGGCCAGTTACCTGCAGGGGTGCAGTTGCAGGTACCTGAATTTAATATTTTGGCTCATGTCTATGCAAGTGATCCTAATAATCGCTGGCTAAACGTCGACGGTGCGGAGTTACAACAGGGAGATATGATCGACGGTAAATTAACGATAGTGGAGATCCGTCCCCGTGATGTGGTGTTAGAGGTTGCAGGTACTCAATTTAAGGTACCTGCCATCTAA
- a CDS encoding multifunctional CCA addition/repair protein, with the protein MKIYLVGGAVRDQLLQIPIKDRDYMVVGATPQQMLDLGYNQVGKDFPVFLHPKTQQEYALARTERKTAVGYSGFSCYAAPDVTVEEDLLRRDLTINAIAQDEDGTLVDPYGGQQDIENRQLRHVSDAFIEDPLRVLRVARFAARFHNLGFSVAPETLTLMQQIAQSGELEALTPERVFLELDKALSTQSPQIFFEVLRQTQSLAILFPEIDALFGIPQPEKWHPEIDTGIHTLMVLEQAAKLSSDRAIRFAALVHDLGKALSPIEHLPKHHGHGQKGLVPIRALCERIRVPNEYRDLALLVSDQHQNIHQAFELKPQTIIKIFDKADLWRKPQRLDQLLIACEADVKGRTGFEHSDYPQAEYLKGCFNTALDVAIKPIIDAGFKGADIKTELQRQRIEILDEYKNKYLKEHQ; encoded by the coding sequence GTGAAGATCTACTTAGTTGGCGGTGCCGTCCGCGACCAATTACTGCAAATTCCCATTAAAGATCGCGACTATATGGTTGTTGGCGCCACACCGCAACAGATGTTAGATCTCGGCTATAACCAAGTAGGCAAAGACTTCCCTGTATTCCTTCACCCTAAGACCCAACAAGAATATGCTCTGGCACGAACCGAGCGCAAAACTGCGGTAGGTTATAGCGGTTTTAGCTGCTATGCAGCTCCGGATGTCACGGTTGAGGAAGACCTACTCAGAAGAGATTTGACCATTAATGCCATCGCCCAAGATGAAGATGGTACGCTGGTCGACCCTTATGGCGGCCAGCAAGACATAGAAAACCGACAGCTTAGGCACGTATCGGATGCCTTTATCGAAGACCCCCTAAGAGTACTTAGAGTCGCAAGGTTTGCAGCTAGATTTCATAATCTAGGTTTCAGCGTCGCCCCCGAAACGCTCACTTTAATGCAACAGATAGCCCAAAGCGGTGAACTTGAAGCGCTAACACCTGAGCGAGTCTTTCTCGAACTCGATAAAGCCCTAAGCACTCAATCACCCCAGATCTTTTTTGAGGTATTAAGGCAAACTCAGAGTTTAGCTATTTTATTTCCCGAAATAGACGCGCTATTTGGTATCCCGCAACCAGAAAAATGGCATCCGGAAATCGATACAGGTATCCATACGCTAATGGTATTGGAACAAGCAGCTAAGCTATCATCTGATCGCGCCATTCGTTTTGCAGCACTGGTTCATGATTTAGGTAAAGCGCTCTCTCCCATAGAACACTTGCCAAAACATCATGGGCATGGACAAAAAGGACTTGTACCAATCAGAGCGCTTTGTGAACGTATTCGAGTACCTAACGAGTATCGAGACCTTGCCCTTTTAGTAAGCGATCAACACCAAAACATACACCAAGCCTTCGAGCTAAAACCACAAACGATCATAAAGATATTCGATAAAGCCGATCTTTGGCGCAAACCGCAGCGACTCGATCAGTTGCTCATCGCCTGTGAAGCCGATGTCAAAGGTAGAACGGGTTTTGAGCACAGCGATTACCCCCAAGCAGAGTATCTAAAAGGCTGTTTTAACACAGCCCTTGATGTGGCAATAAAACCTATCATTGATGCTGGCTTTAAAGGTGCTGACATAAAAACGGAACTTCAACGCCAACGTATTGAAATATTAGATGAATATAAAAATAAATATTTAAAAGAACATCAATAA